Below is a window of Impatiens glandulifera chromosome 2, dImpGla2.1, whole genome shotgun sequence DNA.
GGAGACATGGGTAAGACTCCTTTGGATGAATCGGTGGAGCATTATATTCAACCAGGGGCGGTTTCTGTGGTGAAAGCAATGGTGGAATTAGAATCGGAAAATGTGGATTCAATATTTCATATTGGTGATTTAAGCTATGCTACTGGGTTTCTTGTTGAATGGGATTTCTTTCTTAGCCAGATCACTCCTTTGGCTTCTAAACGATCTTACATGACTGCAATCGGTAATCATGAAAGAGATTACTCCCATTCCGGTTCTGTATACGAAACTGCCGACTCCGGCGGTGAATGCGGCGTTGTTTATGAAACTTATTTCCCAATGCCAACTTTGGCCAAGGATAAACCTTGGTATTCAATTGAACAAGGCCCTGTTCATTTCACTGTCATCTCCACCGAGCATAACTGGTCCCCGGCTTCAGAGCAGGTCAATTTCATTGTTTCCATTTCTTCATTTAGTAGTGCCAAGGTCGAGTTCTGGTTCACGGGTTTAGGTTAACGAGCTAACTCGAACCTCGTCCcgataattaatttttggtCAACCcgattttgacacgtttattAATTCGGTTGATCTTATCTACCCGAATTCAAAAATACATTACCTTGATTTCTTTCGTGTTCAGTTTGTGTTTATGTTTCGGGTCAGAAATTGCCTGCCAATCTTCATTCATTGTAAAAACGTTTTTCTCTTATGAATTATTACAGTATAACTGGATGAAAAACGATATGGCGGCCGTTAATAGGTCCAAAACCCCTTGGTTGATTTTCACAGGGTAATTACTAATTCCTTTTATCttacatttaaattaagttatattgAAATTGTGAactaatgaatttttttttttttttaaataattacagACATAGACCCATGTATTCTTCTAGAATTGGAATCTTGGGTACAACAAGTGTAGATGACAGTTTTTTGGAGGCGGTCGAGCCTCTCCTATTGAATGCCAAGGTCTATAAATATTTACCGGCTCAAATATATACGTCGCTAAATGCACTTGTTATCGCCGGCAATACATCTAGCGGCGCATATATGTGCCGGAAATGATTTTTCTAAACGTGGgtaaaagccaaatttataacAATGATCTTAATTGAATTATGAAAATGACGTACGTAGGTTGATTTGGCGTTGTGGGGTCACGTGCATAACTACGAGAGAACGTGTGCGGTTTATGAGAAATCATGCAAAGCCATGCCGAAGAAAGATGGACAAGGCGTGGACGTTTATGATGGCTCCACATACACTGCCCCTGTTCATGCTGTTATCGGAATGGCAGGCTTCAATCTCGACCATTCCATTGATATTGTAAGTTCTGTTTCTCCCCCGACaagttctttttttttattgtgtttaatttGTCATTTGTGTAGGCTGAGGATTGGAGTTTGATAAGAAAATCAAATTATGGTTACACAAGAGTGCATGCTACAAAAACCGATTTAACCCTAGAGGTTTGGCTGACTTCTTtgctatttaaaattattttaaaattgcgAGCATTTAGAGTTTATATGTTTTCTCTTGTGGTATTTTGCAGTTTATGAATGCAATCTCGCGAAAGGAGGAAGATAAATTTCGGATGACCAAAATACGCAACTAAGTTATTGGCATACAAATACatgtatttgatttatttgatcTAATTAACTATAAGATCAAAAATCAAACTCCAATAATGACATTCATAAACACATTGAATAACATTCAAATGATCCAAGTAGAATAAGAACTTTTCACTAAGATGGTGTAGGAGGATTCATATATGTAGTACTTGTTTCCATTTGTCAAGTCTTCTTGACAAACAAATTCTATGTCTTTCTGTCAACTGCCCCAAATCAGCCGAAAAATATTGCGACTGGCAGTGCTGCCAATCGCCCCATTACTCTGCCGCCTCAGCATATCTTCTTGACCTGCAAGATCTCCgtcctatttttttatatgagaaACAAGTCATATCTTAAGTTCATTCCTTTTTTGCATCAAAGCTTACCAATGTatctaaaaaatgaaaaacaactcACAATGAGCTCATACGCCCGAGCTATAGATACTACGGTTGGGTATAAATCCAGAACAGCAATTGCAACCTCCTCTGTCACTTGTGGTATCTGTTTAATTAAAATCTCCCCCAATTACATCACCAATCAAAGATTTGAACTGTTTTATATCAACATGTTAAGATGGGAACTGAATCTCAGTTGCTAAACCAAAGAAAAATGATACCTGCATTAGTTGGACACCGAATAAGTCGCTGACTGTCATCTTATCCAAGTTGTGACACCTCTTTATAAATTCAGAATAAAGAGGACAGACACCAGAAGAGGTCTTGTGCTCATCCGGTAGTTTTCTTTTGTAGTATTCAGCTATGGCACGAGTTAGATGCCCATATTTCCTTAGAGTCTCACCCAAACCGCTTGTTCTCTGCACATCAAAGCCTTCCGAAATCTCCGTTGTAAAGCAACTGCTTGCATCCATATCATTAAGGGGAAAATTGGAAATTGGACACTGTTAGCAAACCAATCAAATGCCTATGCAGAGTGCAAGCAGGCTCAGCTGGAACACATTCCTAACCCGAGTCTGAACACAATGGGCCTGGATAGTTACTTTGGTCCCATACCCGTCACTTAGGGGGTCCCAAAACACCCAAACCTCATATATGACTCAAATGGATATGAGATCAAGCTAAAACCACTGTATGAAGAAAttccaaaacaaaattttgaacaCAGTAATGGCTTGTATCATTATGGAGATTTGAGTTTTGGGTTCAAATtttgtgataaaaatattatgaaataaaatataaaagtatttagaTTATAAGTGTTTTTGGATCATTAATCttaaaaatgaatcaaaattatTAGAAGTCAAAACAAGATTAATTCTTAAAAGTGAATTTGGAGAACCCACGTCAGGAactgaaaaatatgttttagaaCAAAGCCGGTTTCAGCTTTATCACAGTAGGTCAACCCAACAAGTTTTAAGAAAGTAAGTCCATCTTCGTCTTTGAACCGGGTTTAGAGTCCGCATATCTACCATGCATTGGTTCCAATCCTCAAGAAGAAAGTTTTGATGTAAGTGTTAACAAGAAATGGAAAAGCCCAAGAAGCAGCAGCAGAAGGAAAATGtttattcttcaaaataatcACAAGTTCAAATAATGGAAAAGAATCTTACGCTGTCTTGATACTGTCAGAAGCTTCAGAAGCATTTGGATCTCCTTCCACAACATATATCACCTTCTTGAGCCCGCATCTCttgtaaaaaaaagaatttaagcATACTTCTTCACGACATATACCAAATGCATATTTTAAACCAAATGAATTCAGGAAAAGATCACCATCAGtacaaaataagaatgaaaaagATCAACTCAGGAACAAAAGAATGGAAAAGATCAATTCAGGAACTTATTGGCTCCATACTAACACaattaagagaaaataaagTCTTGCATGACATGAATAAGCCCATAAAACTTCTTAAGAAATTATCACTGACTGATAAggaaaattaaaaatcaaattaaatgcTTTATTGatagttaatttttttgagAATTGAGATTAAGTGCAAAATAAGTGTTAGTACCAAAAGTCGCAGCTTCTGGTCACGGTAACGGTTATCTCTTATGGAGCTGCGCAAATCCTCCACATTCTTCCTCTCaacaataaaatcaagaatgtATTCATCTTTACGACGTTTATGACGAGCTACCCAGATTGCGTCACCAACTGGCAAACGTGCCACCTATGAACACATTATTTCACGAAATATTATGAGAAGAAAAAGACTTAACAGGTTGCGTTTATACGTCGCATAAAAATGTCTAACTGAAAATATTGTAGTTTCTTTTTTGGAGGGAGCAGAGGGAGATGTGGCTTtgatagatttttatttttccctttttgtaTCACAATGCTTTCATTTTCTAGGGGTGGAATTAGTTGAAATTGCTTTATCTGTTTAGCAACTTCCTAAGATAATTACATTAgcattttctcaaaaaaaaaaaaaagaaagaatgatAATTACATTAGTTGGGAATAAAAACAATTGATGGAAGATAGGAGAGAAAAGGTTTGAGTCTCACTCACCATCCATGGGAATGtgttttttgtattatttttcattcactaAGAGACCAAAAACAATAACATTTGAAATGACATAAAGAacaaactaaagaagaagatcaaCTCGCTTATTTTTTATCCTACTTCTTTAGAAGACCTGGAAAGAAACCTTATAATCATGACAATAAGGTAAACAGGCCTTTTGATTGATATGTTTGAGTTGTGATGTTGAGATAATTATGTGAATCCACGATTAACAAGAAATACACTGTTTGCATAAAACTAATTATAGCAGACAAATGGAATTACATTACTTACCTTTATTTCGATGCCAAATTCAGTTTTAATTCTCGCTATACTACTACTATGCTTAGACCTGAATCcataaaatgttaatattcttcagtataaaaatattctagaaaattattcaataaaacaAGCAACTTGTACAACTTCATTTTCAAGAACCACAAAGAAAGTGTAAAAAACAATAACTCGCGGAAATATGTAATGAGAAAACACTATGATGTTGTTCTACCATGGACCTTGCATAACCTTCTTGAAAATAGAGCCATCAAATCAAAACTGTAGAAGATTCTCATTACATCAAATACATAAGATATTTGTGAATTAGAAGTGTGAATACATCAGGAATATTATAAAGACAAAGTTCCACATGTAAAAAAATTAGTGAACCATCTCCAGTGCTTTATGTTGACAATCATAAGATTCATTACAAGGAGAGTAGAACTTACCCTGGACCTGCAAACTTCTCTCTATCATCCAATATCAATATTACTTCATAAGCATCATCAAAGTTCTCTCCAACTCTCAAAGGTGGTATtgataaataattcatattatcCACCAAGGCAACCGTGTTTGGATCATGCAATGAAGGACTCTGAAAAACCAAGAAAAAAATTAGCACCAAATTAAACGAGCATGGCATAAGAGATAAGTATAACAGTGTCCAGAAAagcaaacaaaaaataaacaaaaccttAAAACCCTTTCCATTAGAATGTGGCtcaaaataatagttaaaagattaaaacaaCTAGCAGCAATGATCTATAAATGAGAACATAAAAACATGGTATTTCAAATCAAAACACAAATTATAGCTATATGCAACAATTGGTTTCCTGCTAAGGAACTCAAGAAAAGAAACAATTGCCTCTAGAACAACCTAACACGTAAGGAAATGGGTTCATGttgaaattataaatgttaatgtCCTTCAAAGAAACTATGCTGTAAAAGGGCCTGCagcataagaaaaaaaatgaatgcaCAAGGGAAGCTAAGGCATTGATGACAGCCACCATAAAATCACTAATTTGGTTGGTACGTACACTTGTTGAACAAGCTCTCAAGGTGAAAGGAGCATCAGTAGAACAAGCAGACATTATGTTTTGTGAAGGAACACAAAAACTAGATTCAGGGTGAGTATTCTTCTTGGCGGCACCTCCCACTTGACCTGGTCCAAAAACGAAGATTAAAGCATTAACTAATGCACGATCTGTAGAATtgtagtcaaaataatttagttaCCAGCATCCACCATTATCTTGTCCATCGGTGGGACACCATAAACTTGCTCTTGTTTAAGGCAACAGAGAACAGCTGGCCAGAGAGACGATAATTCCGCTTTCCCAGAAGTCTCCATTACTTCAGAAAAGGCACGACTAATTTGTTCCTTAGAGAACCCCATGGGTCCAAACTATGGAATCACGATTAAATTAGTGGATAGCttcttcaaacaaaatataacatatagCAGACAACTTATAGATGCACAAATCAAGTGAAGAGTTCTTGATATCAGTTCAATTACTGGGGTGCTTTGAGGGGACTGGAAATTCTTAATGTTGtattataagaaatatgttTCAAAATACTAAACACTTCTCTATCCTAGCTATGATCTTATAGAACTATGTTTAATGCTCTAAGTATCACTCAATCTATAGAAAATCAACACTTCTTCTACTAAGCTGGTTTTGATAACAAAAGTGAATTAAGTAGATCTGAATAAGTGCTGAATTTTTAAGTCAAAACAACTTAATTTGCTTAAATATACTTACAATTAGATCTAGAGTTTATATttcctaatattttatttcatttacttAATATATTCGTGctcaatttcattatttaatttgagtacttcaattttcaattatatCAGCAAAACGAGTATATCTAGATTGTATCCTAATTAGGAGGATAACCAATTTTTTCAATGAATTATTGAGAGAATTACTCATCCACGGTCATATAGTATAAGTGATGAAGAAAATCCATTTTCTTCCTTCCTAATTGTCCTACATATGAAGTATAATATAAAACCCTTCCAACTTAGCCTTCCTTTTCTTCATATTTATACCATTTAAAGTACATGTAATTCATTTTATGCAGTGTTATACCTTCTCAAGAAACTCGTCAGGAACATTAGTtttattatgtcttctaggACCAGAATTAGTCTTCACCACTTTTACAGGTGAATCGGCACAAACAAGCTCTGGCTCTGACACGTTACTCAAATCAACATTTAGGATCTCTGTGGTTGATAAATTTACACTTGATTCAGCAAGACCAGATCTAGAGAGACATTCACTAGCCACTTCTTGTCCCTCTGGCGATAGCATGAACCTGTAAAAAGAACAATAGTAAAACACCACATCATTCAGTATTGAGAACTTATGGAACACCTGAACACATCTCAATTCAGTTAACACAGGGAAACAACATaagaaagagaatatatttCACCAGAAAGTGAAGAAAAATCCAGACATGTGAATATAATTGACCCTCACATGCTAAAATCAATGCAAGTCTTTTGGTgcaaaattaaacttaataattgaGCAAAAGCTTTTGTTGTATACTGCAATAACCTACCCCTCAAAGTTCAATCTAACTCCACCTACCGTGTGCCTCACCATTTAGAGGAGTAAGCTTAATATAAGATGGAAGGGCAGATATGCATCTAACACTTTTCTTTtcattagaataaaaataatctaGTTTGAGATTTGGGGAATACACATTATGGACCTTCAAGGTGATACCTTGCAGGACAAACGGAATAGAAATAGTCGTATACACAAAAAAGGGTCACTATAAAATTTGCACAACGAAAGTTTTGTGCGCCAAAGATTTTGTATTTGAATGCATCAAGCAATTGCACTCACTAAACAACTCCAAGCGATATGTGTGGAGAAAGAGATAAACAGCTCAATTGTTTCTGAAAATTATGCAGTTCACCATGTCAAAAGAGaggatataaaaaaataagcaGCAATCCTAGAAAGAGCTAACTGAAAAAATCCAACAAATTACCAATCATTTGACCATGTATTCATACTTTGCAGGGTTACTTGACTTCACAACCAGTCCTTTATCTATCAAAGTTTTCATGCAACTCCATCCACTATACCACTCCCTTGGTGATCTTCCCATTTGTCCAGGCTTTCCTTTTCCCAGTTCTGGCCTAGAAGCATAAAAAGGAGTTCATCATAATTATGATGACAGTCTCTAGAGAAAATAATCAGTACAAGACATCAAGAGAAAGCAACAAGTAGAAGTATCAAAGATTCATACCGTATAGGCGCCCGAGAAAATCCACTAGCTTCAGCAGCATCGATAAGCTCTTGTTTATGCATAAAGTCACGGCCTTTTGTTGTCTCCCTGTGCAGAAGTACTGCCTCTTAATGCCGTTTCTAAAGATTATAAcctattttttcaaacaaaaaaataatcctAACTCTCATTCTACCTGTAAAGAGTAAGCAATAATGCATAGGCCACAGATTGCTTCTGGGGAATGTAACGCCTTGTTCCTTTAGTTTTCTTTCCtacaaaacaaagaaaaactaTAGATCAAAAACTGATGATGGTGAAAATAGAAAATGCTAAAGAAAAACTATATGTACCTTTTCCTTTACCATCAAGGTCAGACATCTCACAATCACTAGCAAAAAATCCTTTCATGATGCCCAATATCCATTTACCTACGCCCCTAACAAGCaaaaaaaatggagaagatGATAAAAGTAGGACATAGATTCTATGAACTTGATACTATACATAATATGTAATCATGTGAATCTTCATTATTCTCAAACCAACCTCaccaagaaaattaaaaatcattagaGAAACACCCGTGTTTTTGGTCCTTCATTCATTTTCAATTCTTGACATACAattcaaagaacaagaaaggagGATATTCTACAGTTCAATAGATTAATACGCGATCTATACAAGACATGGGTATTTCTTAATCGTAAAATACTGTGCAGACAGCTATATCATATAAGAATTGAAACCGGTATCCCTTCATTAAAAAACTATATGTAGTATTCAGGTGTTTCCAGAAAAGAAACTGAAGAAACCCTTTATGGGTCTGTTCCAACTTGAATCAGGATTAATTGGAGTGTTTCCGGAAACGGGATTAAACCGGAAAAGGAGAAGAAAATGCTTTCTTTATAACACCATTGGTCTAGCAGTAAacttattttaactatttatcaAACTACAAAGCAACGAAAACCGAACCCTATGTATGAATATTATTGGAATCCATCCAATGTCGAAGTTAGATAAACAAAAGCAGATCAAAACCCTCGAATCAAATTTCCTGGAAAATCAAACAACACGTTTTCTTGGCCAATACTCACTTAACCTGCGACAAATCCTTGAGAGTGGTGATCGGCACCTTGGAGAGACAGACATTGGAATAAGCTTTGTTGAGACTTCTTTCGATGTTTTCAGAAAGACCTCTCGGCGTCTCTGTCATCTCTTGACGCTTCTGCATTATGAATGTCACCAGCCCCTCGTTCTCAGGGCACACTACCCTCTTCTGCCAGTTCATTTCTCTGAAAATCTCAAAAGATATTCAAAGATAAATTCACTAAAGGGTGAATATGCAATCATGAActgaattagatatagaagaacTGTAGAGATATTCCGAGCAAAATCCGCGCCACGAACTTCATTCCTTCCGATGTGTTTGAAAATAAACCCTCTCTCCTTGTTCTTGTTTGTGTTCCTGAATAATAACACTTTGGATTATTAAAAAAGTgatgttcttttttatttatttatttttaaattttcttttaattaaatttttataaaaatcaatcagttcatataatttattttaaaataaattgtttcttaatttaactaatttatttttaaatatataatagagacgttgaatattaattcaaacataaacCTCTAAAACTTGTTGAGATCATCCGAGTTCAGTGGACCTGAGATTTCGAGGCCTGAGGCGAGCACAAAACTTAGTGCCCTCAAAGtttaatattcatacatatattttttatcaatttaaatataatagtatttgtaacatgaattctagaaataa
It encodes the following:
- the LOC124926658 gene encoding crossover junction endonuclease MUS81 — translated: MNWQKRVVCPENEGLVTFIMQKRQEMTETPRGLSENIERSLNKAYSNVCLSKVPITTLKDLSQVKGVGKWILGIMKGFFASDCEMSDLDGKGKGKKTKGTRRYIPQKQSVAYALLLTLYRETTKGRDFMHKQELIDAAEASGFSRAPIRPELGKGKPGQMGRSPREWYSGWSCMKTLIDKGLVVKSSNPAKFMLSPEGQEVASECLSRSGLAESSVNLSTTEILNVDLSNVSEPELVCADSPVKVVKTNSGPRRHNKTNVPDEFLEKFGPMGFSKEQISRAFSEVMETSGKAELSSLWPAVLCCLKQEQVYGVPPMDKIMVDAGQVGGAAKKNTHPESSFCVPSQNIMSACSTDAPFTLRACSTSSPSLHDPNTVALVDNMNYLSIPPLRVGENFDDAYEVILILDDREKFAGPGSKHSSSIARIKTEFGIEIKVARLPVGDAIWVARHKRRKDEYILDFIVERKNVEDLRSSIRDNRYRDQKLRLLRCGLKKVIYVVEGDPNASEASDSIKTACFTTEISEGFDVQRTSGLGETLRKYGHLTRAIAEYYKRKLPDEHKTSSGVCPLYSEFIKRCHNLDKMTVSDLFGVQLMQIPQVTEEVAIAVLDLYPTVVSIARAYELIDGDLAGQEDMLRRQSNGAIGSTASRNIFRLIWGS
- the LOC124924857 gene encoding nucleotide pyrophosphatase/phosphodiesterase-like — protein: MAHRNYTSISDFRVLNRRELRECTIPNSHIEINVSPNTKLGDDQIISVTVTGVMFPDDDDWIGMISPTSSEISTCFSNKLKYAQTGDLSSLPLLCHYPIKAKFLNKDPDYLHCKKKGCRHHIGSKCLVRTCEGTVQFHVINIRTDIEFVFFGSGFSTPCVLHRSAPLSFANPNKPLYPHLSSPDSSATNMRLTWVSGDNKPQQVLYGKNNLKVISQVTTFTQNDMCSSERLPSPAKDFGWHDPGFIHTAVMNELTPSTHFRYKFGDDSVGWSETLKFKTPPAGGSSELKFLAYGDMGKTPLDESVEHYIQPGAVSVVKAMVELESENVDSIFHIGDLSYATGFLVEWDFFLSQITPLASKRSYMTAIGNHERDYSHSGSVYETADSGGECGVVYETYFPMPTLAKDKPWYSIEQGPVHFTVISTEHNWSPASEQYNWMKNDMAAVNRSKTPWLIFTGHRPMYSSRIGILGTTSVDDSFLEAVEPLLLNAKVDLALWGHVHNYERTCAVYEKSCKAMPKKDGQGVDVYDGSTYTAPVHAVIGMAGFNLDHSIDIAEDWSLIRKSNYGYTRVHATKTDLTLEFMNAISRKEEDKFRMTKIRN